The Sardina pilchardus chromosome 19, fSarPil1.1, whole genome shotgun sequence genome window below encodes:
- the LOC134065918 gene encoding apolipoprotein D-like translates to MAKIILLLALVVPFIEAQTLHWGPCPTPMVQPNFDLNKYIGKWYEIEKLPASFERGKCIEANYAIRADHTIQVLNLQFYKGKTRSAEGTAVIQDTREPAKLGVSFSYFTPYSPYWILSTDYTSVAVVYSCTDVMRVFHIDYAWILGRSRILPAETVFRAKELFFRDNIDISNMKATDQSGCDTL, encoded by the exons ATGGCTAAGATCATCCTGCTTTTGGCCCTGGTCGTTCCATTTATTGAGGCCCAAACACTTCACTGGGGCCCTTGTCCAACACCAATGGTCCAACCCAACTTTGACCTCAACAAG TACATTGGGAAGTGGTATGAAATTGAAAAGCTCCCTGCAAGTTTTGAGAGAGGAAAATGTATTGAAGCTAACTATGCTATAAGAGCTGACCATACCATCCAAGTGCTGAATCTGCAGTTCTA TAAAGGAAAGACGAGGAGCGCAGAGGGAACTGCTGTTATACAGGACACCAGGGAGCCTGCAAAGCTTGGAGTCAGCTTTTCTTACT TTACTCCCTACAGTCCATACTGGATCCTGTCCACAGACTATACTAGTGTTGCTGTGGTCTACTCCTGCACTGATGTCATGAGGGTCTTCCACATCGACTATGCCTGGATCCTTGGCCGCTCACGCATCCTACCAGCTGAGACTGTGTTCCGTGCCAAGGAACTTTTCTTCCGCGACAACATTGACATAAGCAACATGAAGGCAACAGACCAGAGTGGTTGTGATACACTGTGA
- the otos gene encoding otospiralin, producing MKCFFQMCVLFLFFMMNHFSGARYIPEGVPYDEPPAVPYWPYSTTDFWNYIEYFRSIGAYNHINEMARAFYAHQHLGDTLGYEVPELPE from the exons atgaagtgttttttccaaatgtgtgttttgtttctctttttcatGATGAACCATTTCAGTG gtGCCAGATACATTCCTGAAGGAG TTCCTTATGATGAGCCCCCAGCAGTTCCATACTGGCCCTACTCTACGACTGATTTTTGGAACTACATAGAGTACTTCCGCAGCATTGGTGCCTATAATCACATCAACGAAATGGCTCGGGCATTTTATGCCCATCAACACCTTGGAGACACCTTAGGCTATGAGGTGCCAGAACTGCCAGAGTAG